The DNA region CCTGAAAGACGACGACTCTTCGACACTGATACTTCACAAGAGCTAACAAGTCGAGAATCATGGTATATCTTGAACAAGAGAATTCTACCTATAGGGAAACTTTGGCTTAGGTCCAAGGCATAATGGATACTTTCCAAGGCAACATGAACACCATATTGGAGTACCTTCAAGCTCAGAAGGCTACTACCTCCATGTCTGCTGCCAATCCTGCTTCTGCTGTAGTAACCGATGCTATTGCCGCCACCACTTCTATCGATGCTGTTGTGGATACTGTGATTCAACCGGTGGTGAGCCAACCTATCCGTCAGGCAGGTCCTAGTAGGCATGCCCTTGCCTATCCCTGGGGGTTGCCTCCGAACTTTACTCCCTAAGCTGCTAATGGGAATGCATTTGTGCCATATCAGTCGTTTTCTATTTATCCTGCCAATAGGAATGTTTTTGCCCATCCGTGAGATCAACCCAGAATAGGTTCTTCAAACTTATGCACTAGTGATTGTAGAGACTCCCAATGATAACAAAGATTAATACAGAGGTCCTACTCTTCACTTCCGTCTTCCTCCTCGAGCTACTCAACCTACTGTTCAGAATTTGAATCAAGGTGTTCAGATACCTCCTCCTCATCCTGGGGCATCTTCTGTTGTTGCACCTCCATTTGTGTATCCTGGGGAACCCTATGCTCCACATCAGAATCAATATGGTCAGATTGTTGGTCAGATGATAAATCCGGGTTTGATTTATTCTCAAAGGTATCCTCAATTTGCTTCTCCTCCAGTCATCGCTCAGGCAGCTTCTTAGGGTGTTTAACTTCCTAATCATCAAGTTAATCCTCAGCCTTCCAATCAAATTCTTGATGGTTCAGATCAGAACAGACAAGAAAACTACCGATTGTTGGATGAAAGGATCATAGCCATTGACGATTTCTCTGCTTATGGTATGGATGCTAAGGACTTGTGTCTAGTTCCTAATGTGGTGCTTCCTCCTAAGTTCAAAGCACCAGACCTACCAAAATATAAGGGTTTAAGTTGTCCAAGAAGTCATGTCATCATGTATTGTAGGAAGATGGCATCCTACATTGACAATGATGATCTTCTTatccattgcttccaagacaACTTATTTGGGGCATCCTTAGACTGGTACATAGGCCTGGAATGTTATAAAATCAGATCTTGGAAAGACTTGTCTGAAGCCTTTctcaagcaatacaaatacaaccTGGACATGGCTCCCACCAGGTTACAGCTGCAAAATCAAGCCTGCAAGAGTAGCaaaacattcaaagaatacgtTCAGAGATGGCATGGGATGGCTTCTAGAGTTAAACCTGCACTAACAGATGTCGAATTGGTTGATATCTTTATGGGCACCCTGCAGGGTTTGTACTATGAGAATATGGTTGGTAGCTCATCATCTAACTTTGCTGACATGGTAACCATTGGAGAACATATCAAAAATGGGCTAAAGATAGGAAAGATTGCTAGTATTGACAGTCAGTCAGTGGCCAAGAAATCTCAGGGGTTTGCTAAGAAGAAACAGGTCGAGGAAAACGCGGTAAAACCAAATGCATATCCTCCAATTCAAGCACCTATGGATCATATGCCATACTACCCTTATCCATACATTGCCGCTGCTCAACATCAGAAACCTGCATACCAACCGCAGTATCAGCCGCATCCACGAGCTCTAGTTTCCCAGAATCAGCAAGATAACATAAACTAGAGTCAAGGTCAGCGCATACGGTTTGATAGAAACCGTCCTCATCGTGACCCAATCCCTGTGTCATATGCTCAACTACTCCCTTACCTTGTTCAACAAGGGGCAATTATGCCAAAGGAGATTCCGCCCGTTACATTCCCGTACCATGCAAAGCACAGTCATAATGCTTCATGCGCCTactgataacactgaaatttaccgtattttcgactccgatttcacatgcattccagttgttttattgttattttgttgtgttattactatgtttttctttgttttcaggtttttactttaatcggagccccggTCGAGAAACGGAGcgaaaaagagctaaaaaccctaaaattcaacattttgtacttgtggcttcccccatggctggcgccatagaccctgccatgacaTGTCCTAGCTCAACTTTCCTCAACTaccacgttccccactacttccactaaggcgcctcagattggccttgtggcagacgccatggccttgtggcgggcgccacaagaggaaaagttttccctcccattttcaagttgaatggcatccttgtcatttccatctttttacttgcttataaatagaaactcgaaatcacttttacaatcatccaaacttagaacagaggcaaactcggagcaactttgtttcacttaggcatatattcagtattttaaagtggtaatcgcttcgcattggggtgttgccacaattgtgtaatcgattatgtgatcgagtctgtaatcgagtttggagcactttggaaggaagttaattctgccgccattttcatttccgctttgcaatttactcaaccctccgattggagcaggtttttattacttgtctttatcttatttattttctcgcactcgctttacttttatttatttctcgcactcgctttaaattatttatttcctcgcactcgctttaaattatttatttcctcgcactcgctttaaattatttatttcctcgcactcgctttaaattatttatttcctcgcactcacactacttttatttattttccgcactcgcactacttttatttaaattaattcacttttactttaccatgtctaactaaatttataaggttagaatgtaagaatcgtaatcgaaccgataatccgtacaattgttcgtagaagcacttaagggctattttaactttcaacttaagttttcccgcacttcaattccgttgggtaagatcgaaagccgtccaacgtctctctaaacttaattgtttctaactatttcaaaaacagcgaaagcgctttgtttagttcattaggagtttttaatttaagaagaaaaaagattttaaaactattttcggacgcgtttataagtttagagtttggtttgtaagaacctcttttggttaagaaatccaggttataatacttttcaacttagtcaagatactatatttcttaaaaataggtttactactctaacgcaatgcgcgcctttttataagtgacaataagagggtttgattagggagtacaactcggttctgaatacgcgaaagcgacagttcctattaaattagttcttttcaaagtaggaaacattgcccataagtagttctattagcaagtacttggattatcaattgattatgtgaattacattcgaccctgtctttattaattaaattttattcaacactttactttccattgcacactctaaaaacacctatttcgattgcctttgataaacaccataacaacagataacgatagattgacacttggtctctatggattcgacaatcttttatattactctgacgcgttcgtacacttgcaAAAAGCACGCATCACCTACCATGTCGGGCATATAGGACATTCCACCGAGGATTGTTGGCCTCTCCAGTCAAAAGTACAAGAGCTGATTGATCAGAAGGTTTTGTCATTCTCTGAGATAGGACCCAATGTCATAACCAACACGTTGCCAGACCACTGTGGACAAGTTGTGAACGCAATTAGCAGCGAAGATTGCTCAGATTCAGTTGCTTCTTCAAAGGAGTATCAAGGCTAAAAATATCACATTGATTCAATCATGTATCATTTATAATATTTTCTTGTATGTCAATGAGTCGTTTAATTGTGAACTTGTTTGTTTTTGAATAATGATCATAATGAAATAAACATGCAtgttttgcttaaatccattcgtgttcgctcatattttatttatcagtatcaaactgtttgtcaaataaaatcaaaagagaatgatgtAAATTAAAATACGCAAGATTGTTGCTTGTATGCTCTTGAATATGATCGTTCTGgtgatgtaaggcattgttcaaatccctaaacactggagatataaggaagttaatccctagtcaacccctaTGGGCCTTGtagtaggagtttctttctttaACCAGAGGATAGAATCACAAATCCAAAATGGTTATCCCTTACCATAAAAGGAATGAGGTAGTCACAACCTGTGCAACAAATCGAGAAAGCGGTGTCACAGTATTTGCTCAAGTACAAAAAGAAAAGACGAAACAAAAcgaaaaatcaaaagcaaataaAAAGCCTGCTAAGTGAAGAGTTTGAAAACAAaattgacttaggcaaaagttagggtaTCCCGGTGGGCTGCAGATCCAAAGGATCAGCCTAGGCAAATATAAGGGCAAACAAATCAAGAGAATTAGAGGATCAATATCAAAGTACTCAATAAGAGAAAATTTATGTGACTGCAAATCAAAACAGAAGGTGAGTGGCTATCGCTCAAAACTCTCATAGGGTTCCTTAACCATCTTGTCGATATTCAAAATCCTTTTCTGAAAGATTAACACTTGTTATAAGctaactgaacgtaggattggagaaCATCACGAAGAATGGGCGGGTTAGATTAGTTcttgagccttatatcctttccTTCTAAAAAACCATGAACCAGGCGATGTTACAGCCCTCAAAATACCTAATTGAAGCATGGTCTATTTCGGAAGCATATTATGGTAAGATCATGTTAAGCTGACTCCTAAAGGTTTGCTTGTCATTTTTATTGATACTAATATGGAATTCTAATCAGCGATTCATTCACTAGATGCAATAATCTTAGTGAACACACTTGagttttcaaaacttgcatgaacatgacattacaattatcattttcgAAATGAGCATTTTACATACGAGCAGTCATTTGACATCAAGGAAGCTTACAATGGGAAAGTTGATCAAATTCCTGATATTCCATAGCTTAGATCTCTTCAAGAGTCTATCAATTTGGGGCAACCACGTCGAGATTCTACAAATCTCTCCGAATCAGCCAGATAGGGGAAAAATTTACTTCGAAGCTCATATTGGGGCAGGCCCCCTCAAGAGCCTGAGAAATTAATCATTTCGAAGATGGTCAATCAAGAGAATACAGTTTCAAGATGCTGGGTCAAACTAGTTTGAGACACTCGGATGATGAGGCTACTCCATAGCTTGCAACTGGGGCAGTTAGTGCAGATATTCAGTAGATTATGGCAGAGGCAGGCTACGCAGGTACAAGCTATCCATGCTTCAGATCAAGTCCATAGGCGTAACAACAATTTTCAACTTGGAGTAGGTGTCGGAGAGTCATGTCTGGATGACCATATCCTAGCCCAAAATCCCCACCTCCCTCGATATGAGCATTTGGCCTAACCATTGCATAAATCATCAACATGTAAAAATCATGTCGCTTCACTCATGCATACCATTCATCTAGCATAGTATGGAGCCGTATGTGCGGATCAGAGGAATCATAGCCCAATATTTATTGGCATTTTCAAATTCCAAACATTCCTGGTACCTTTTAAAACCAGCTCGTTTGACACTCCTTCCAATATCCAACTTGCTTGACACCTTTTTAAGCCCAGTTCGTTTGGTACCTTTTTCCAACCTTTGGGGTTGATGATCCTTTTTTCGACCTTTTGGGTTGATTACCTTTGTTTCCAACCTTCGCGGTTGTTGAATCCTTTTTCCAACCTTCGTGGTTGATAAACCTTTTTCAATCTATGTGATTGATGGACCTTTTCCCAACCTGTACTATTGATGACCTTTCCTTTTTTTCAAACCTCTGTGTTTGATTTTGTTTCCAGCTATTGAACTAACgattccttttttttttttgaaatccCTTGATTGCAACGGTATTCTGAGAACTTATGGGCTCCCTTATTAGCATACACGGCCTCATGATAAAACATACAATTCAGCATGCATGTCATGACCTCCATTTATCATTAATATCCCCACTGTACATCAATAATATCCAGCAGACAAACCTGTAAAAGTCAAACTGCTGcccctacatccaaatgaccaTCCTCAAAAGGAAAATTTTGGATACTTCGGTATTTAATCCACTCATACCTTGAATACTCGAAAAGCTCTCGCAATTCTTCCATTCAGGTCTAAGCAGATTAAATAGGGGCACCTGTCGTACCCCAAAATGTTCCCTACCCGTTTCTTCACATCTCCGATTAACCATATGACTAGGTTTCAATTGCATACATTAACAACTCATGCATAAGCATCATTCATTACCATGGATTCTAAGTGTTTGACTTGCAGGGCTTCGGTTTGTTTGCGCAATAACCGGAAATGCTTGGTTTGGACTTGCACCAAGGCACAGAGGCCTTCAAAACTCTAATCTCACGTGATCTCAGTGTGTCACACTCAGCCTCCTGTGTTTGATCCATTCATTTTATCCTTTGGTTGTTTGAGTATATTGGTCATGATTCGAGTTCCTGGTTTCATAACTTCCGCCTTCAttcattcacttgatcattgTCATGCCACTATCGCTTGGTCCATAGGTTCACGTTTCTCGCTTCCATGTGTCAGTTATAGATCTTGGGTTTGAGTTTATGGTCATGATCATGTATTAAGTCAAGTCATTTTCATTCAATTGGCTAATTCCTTACATTTTCATCCCTAAAATATTCTTACATACAAAAAAGGGTGTAAAAAAGGTGTAATACATTGCAAAAACTCAATTTTGGAGGTTTTAActctgtgagtcgactcatgactcggcgcaaattcctctccctacaccaaagctcaaatcaccattggagcaagcttcacattgaagttttTTATCAATTGAGATAAACCTCTTGCACTCAATAATAATCCCTACATTCATATTATTAACATCAAAAACAATAATTCAATTCAGAATTCTTTAGAGTTGATTCTTGAAGAGGAGGAGTTCATAATAGAAGGAGAAGATTAAAGGTTCAAAGTAGCATATCTCTGGGtttctcttcttcatcttcatcacttccAAATTGCAACAAATTCCAAGACAATCCTCCGTCTTGTAGGTTGGTGAATGTTCATCTTTCGTCATTgcttgtttgctgaatttttaTACCGCATTGTAGCTTGTGTAGTGGAAAAGCAAAACCCCAATGTTTGATGGTTTGATTCTCCTCCACCTCAATTTAATTTTGGATTTTGTGCTTAGGGTTCTTGACTTTAAATGCTCAATTTCCAGAATTAATTAATTTGTGGTTAGAATGGATGAGGAATTAGGATAGAATAGGTTGAGAGGAGTAAGAAATTGATGCCTTTTCTTGATTCTGGCCAGCTCCGCCGCCTCCGCCGCGGTGGTGCCGGAGCTCCGGTGGTGGTTCTGTTTTGACAAGAAAATTGGAAGATAATGTGTAGAGGTGAGAGAGTGAGTAATGATTTTTTCCACATGTCTCTTTGCAATTTTTGGTGGGCTTAGCCATTAAGCCTAATACTCTGCTTTCTATGCCCTTGTTGCTGAATTCTGCATTCTTTATTCAGGGCCTGCACCCCTTGGCTCAACATGTTAATTACCATTTCAATTACCTTCAATTCTAATTTTTCTTTGTGTTGGTAATTAGGTCTAATTAGGCTTTAGGCTTTAATTATAACTAATTGGAGTTTTGTATAGTTTTCTAATTAGATTTTGATTAAGTTTGTGTTCATAATCGAATACTTTTTGTCAAaagaccattttaccctttaggggGATATTTTGGACATTTCACCCATATAATCACATGCTCCTTTAGGAATAGAATTTAACTTAGAATTTTAATCCCAAAGTCCTAACAATAACATGTCCCCTTATGGATTAAAACATAGACTTTTAATCGAATTTTTGACTAACCATGACATGATCCCTTAGTATAGTCTTATTCAACGTTAACCATTAGATTAGGGGCTAACCTAGTTTCTTCAAATAAAAAgaaacccatgattaaattggtcaaaagaaattttgattgattaaatcctttaacttgtataatcccacagtctaaattgagtgaccaaataacccttggtcacttaataagacttttcttctaagttgtggagctcgaagcctcaaaTCAAGATCTTCAGTCAAGGCACCCTCAGTCACACCAAGTAGTagattatacaagataaatcaaaggtcaacacttggtaaacatgattcaaattgtacgaaacgagccttaagtaatagggaatgGTGAGACGGAGTCcctcctatccttgtctagaacGACTTTGCATATGGGGCATATGCCtcaaatattcaaagcgttctcccttattcatagactttagtacaatacgaatcaattaaactaccaagtcttcttcatacaagatcaacatcaacacaaggatCAACCATGAAGATTCTTCACGAACAACTTGTCAGTCAAGAGAAGTATCATGCGAAAAGAGCGTTAAGTAGTAAGAATGATGAGATGGAGTCTCTCCTATCCTCCTCTAGAAAGATTTTGTgtatggggcgtatgccccaaatattcaaagtgttCTCCCTTAATTCATAGACTTTAATGTGATTCTTATCAATcgactgtcaagtctctcaattcaTCTCTCCATTATATTCACTTCAATCATTCAATCACATTCTTTTGCCTCAAATCATTCTTCctttcagccctagtgggctgaactacgaaagctctgatttccttattgcactataaggatatgtaggcaggagaattcagagtcttcgcgagctaccttatCTATCAAtctatcttatttatcaatcgGCTATATCTATCGATTAATCTTTCAACACCCCAATAGTGGAGTATCCtttgtgtagcggtaaattcatgattatcaggctatggataagctagagatcaaataacaagagtcgccaccgtgcttttattgtttccaagggaaaagggaaaaagtacgaacaaaacccaaaagtaagaaattttcaaatcaaaactaataaaatttcagagattacaggtaagggggttggttacacagagggaaggtgttagcacccaaagtgtcttaggtactcctagggagccctttttgtatgcatatgtatttggtacaaaatgatgtttacaaacaaatagaatggggggatgagaaaagaattcattaattatgtttttgtgtttggcaagaccttcggtcttgtgcctacgtaccaacatgaaaatgagggatcaaaacctcgtagttcgtgatataaatttcaaaatggatgcattgcttttaacaaaaattaagtttgaaaggcacaaaggcctaaaaatggtttaaatgagttagttctttttggtttttttgaaaatttaagtcaagtatggttaagtttatttacaagtttgatttaagaaaagaagtttgaaaatacaatagcataagaccaaagtttctatccttttgcaaagtggtcaaagtttagaaaaaaataagtttaatcaaagaagatttttgaaaagggagagagagatattgaaattaaagaaatggggagaagatgaagagactaatcctatgcataGAATTAAAAGTggagagttgaaaagatttgaccaaatgggtagcaatccaatggacaagaatgtcaatagaaacccagaattcccttggactttttagaatcaagaaacacacaaatgcacaattattttatcttgaagagcaaggcatcaaataaagatagccacatccaaggttatccattccatgatcttcttcaaaatagcccatgtaacagatgaattccacaagtcacaggttcaaaataacagcttcacaacgatcatgttgcaaatgaactcaaagggatcttgaatgatgtatcagatgaagtttcaaattgcaagcacctggtttctcaacaagttggcattggccaagtccttttgcataggaatgttgcctaagttgtaagtccatttgtccaggatccagccaacagtccacacaaacgttttttagggtttttgtttttattatgtacattaatggtcaaagaccaaacaaacaagcaaagtatatacaaacaaggaatatcacacaatatggtccaagtggacaaagtgaaagTTGCATTAATATAtacaattagaatgatatgaacaatggcaaatgaataaagacgagaattaaatgacattaaagtaaatgacttgaaattaaaagttagttgttaataggttagaagttagtattgttttgattttgcttttcattttaagacattctttggagaacattcaacccaCATATCACAAGCCcggatccttgaaccaagacatcttccaaaggaaggaaaaaaggccaaatttccacacaataccatgaaagaggggagacttacaatcttactaactagaatgctatgccttttatgtcacaaatttagcgctatgttaagcaatcgtaattggacttatgtagaagtcacaactactTCAGGCggggcaatagaattttggtgttaatgcatgttagagacatagtattatggactatgctcatgaaacataccacacacaaaaagaatatgcaaatggcgtggcctaatctcattcatactcatgttaatttttcaatcaactagctttaggactttgagatatcataggccaacTGAGATGAATGCGTAAAtaaagggaatgagatgaagtgggaggggaatagatgaaaactcaaattgatcaaaggaggacttttaccaaattaatatcatccattcattttgggagatggaatgtacattccatcaatcccctaaatccaatgatattaacttgacaaagtcaaatcaaccttgaccaaggcccaacaacaagagtcaaacacaaacaagtcatcacaattggtcaacaaaattatttggcatttattcaaattaaaaatactaaaataatacatttaaattaaatatggtttgtcaaattcctaaaacctcatcagagcaccaaataaatggtcatgagatttatcataggtcaaacaaggtcaaaggaccttggagaaaaaatttcagaatttttaaagacttaaaagtatttttaaacaattaaaacaaattaaaaatcaattaaatcatgaaaaatattaataatgatccaaaaaataa from Lathyrus oleraceus cultivar Zhongwan6 chromosome 1, CAAS_Psat_ZW6_1.0, whole genome shotgun sequence includes:
- the LOC127102925 gene encoding uncharacterized protein LOC127102925, which produces MDTFQGNMNTILEYLQAQKATTSMSAANPASAVVTDAIAATTSIDAVVDTVIQPVVSQPIRQAGPSRGPTLHFRLPPRATQPTVQNLNQGVQIPPPHPGASSVVAPPFVYPGEPYAPHQNQYGQIVGQMINPDQNRQENYRLLDERIIAIDDFSAYGMDAKDLCLVPNVVLPPKFKAPDLPKYKGLSCPRSHVIMYCRKMASYIDNDDLLIHCFQDNLFGASLDWYIGLECYKIRSWKDLSEAFLKQYKYNLDMAPTRLQLQNQACKSSKTFKEYVQRWHGMASRVKPALTDVELVDIFMGTLQGLYYENMVGSSSSNFADMVTIGEHIKNGLKIGKIASIDSQSVAKKSQGFAKKKQVEENAVKPNAYPPIQAPMDHMPYYPYPYIAAAQHQKPAYQPQYQPHPRALVSQNQQDNIN